ATCAGAATGAACTGTAGTTTCTGCTTGTAATTTTTTTAAATAATTTATCATACCAGAAACATCAGTATCAGAAAAGCTCTGATAATTAACTGCATCTTTAAAAATAGAATTTACTTCATCAAAAGAAATGATCGGCTTTCCGGTTTTTTGAAACTTTTCTAATATCGCTTCGTTTTTAGTGCCGTAATTAATATCTAAGTAACAGTCAGCCTCATCTATCAATTGATCCCTAATAGTCCCGATGATCGCTGGATAAAGATGAACATTAGGATAACAAATCAATTTAGTTAAATTTTCTCCCATATTAGTATAGGCAGCTATATTAAAAGTCCAATTCGGTAATGCTCTAACTAAGCGTTCAAGATCCTTTACGTTCTCACTATCTGTCATAGTAAAAGATCGTCCGTTTTCTTGGTATCCAAGCGTCGAAGGAATATGTGCATGCTGACATACTTCTGACCAGGAGAGATCATGATACTGCCACCACTTGCTCCGATAACGACTAGTGCTCAATTGGTCCCATGGCTTTGAAAACCCAGTGTAGTGAATAATACTCCCCTTGATATCAGTCTTATCCCAGTAACCGTGGTCATACGACGGATAATAGTAACATAAAAAATCATACCCAATAGCAAGATTATACTTTAGTGGAAGTTTTAAATATGTGCTATTGAAGGCTTCATTTAAAAGCGCTCGAGCTTTCTCAGTTAACTCTTTGTCTATGCCGATCTTAAGTATTTTTGTGATAATATCTGGGTATTTTTTTAGGACAGGCATGTTGAGCAATAATACACCAGGATCAAAGCGATCATCATAAAGTAGATCAGGAACAGCCGCGATAGGATGGTCAGCAAGCTCCAACTCAAACAATTCACTAAGATCTTGATCCACAATAACATCACTTTCTAGATATAATACTTGCTCATCATCAAATGATCCAGGGATCAAAATGCGCTCATAAAATGTTTCGTCAGTTTTTGATCGCAGTGTATGTTCGTATGTTACAATGCTTTGATCAATTCTTGTATTTATAATTTGACTATCTACTTGCCTAAGATGCTTGTTGATATTGTTAAACCATTCTTGTGGAATATCCTCGTTAACTATATAGATTTTTGTCTTAGAATGATGATAAATAATTGATTTAGCAGTTGTTTCAATTTGATTTATATGCCCATAATCACTTACTAAAACAAAACTTTTTTGCTTCATCAGTTAAAGATCCCCTTTTAATAATAGTTTTATTTTATTATACTAGCTAACTGCCCCACGCTAAAGTAGGAGGCTCATGAGATCGATCTCTACAACTGAAGAGCTATAAATAAAAGAGATACTACACGAGATCACGAGCAAAAAACATATCAATTAGTAAATGTAAAAGCAATACATCTTTAAAACACGATGAGCAGATCTTTATTTTGATCAGATAAAATAGTGAGCAAATTAATTTGTAAAGCTTGACGTTGGTCTAGTGTCTCGCAGATATTTTTCAAACAAGATCTTCTTTTCGTTTTTGCAAGACAAAGTATCCTAGAAGTAACATCCCACTTATAAGCAAAACTAACTCTACGATCCAAGCAAGCTTTAAGCTAAAGAAATAGAGCAGTAGCGTAGCTTGTAAAGAACCGAGTGGTGGCGCAAATAACAGCACAAAATTCGTCAAGCTTGCAACGCGGGCAAGCTCTTCTTCAGGTACCATCTCGATCATCTCAGCCGAAAATTTCGGTACTAAATACCCCATCACACTTGCAAATGCTATCTGGGCTAATAAGACGACCCATAATGGACCGTAAAACAGACAATCGATGACACTAACGGTGATGATCCCGATCATGATCACTAAAAGCTCAGCATAACTTAAAGCTTCTAGCCATTTTGGACGCAAAAAAGCCCCTGTGAGCAAGCCTATAAAAAAGCATAATTCCAATGTAAACAATGTTTGACTGTAACTGCCAAAGTGCAAATTTTGATCAGCATCTAAAGCGACTTTTCGCAATAACGAAAAACTCGCCAAAATAAAATTGACTAACGCCATCATTATCAAATTATTCAACAATTTTGTCGTTTTGATCTGATGATAGGCCCTTTGCATTTTTGTCCCAAAATCTTTGAGCGAGATCTTTTCAGCTCGCTCTGTACTTTTTAGCGTACCATCCACCTTTATGCGCTTTAAAAAACAAGCACACAGTAAAAAAGTCATAGCATTCAAAACTGAGAGCGTAGCAAACTTCTGCGGGTAAAGCATCAACCAGAAAACACCTAAAAGTTTACCCAAGATACTACAGATCTGGCGAATGATCGTTGACGCTGAAGAAAATAGGCGCAATTCATCTGACGCGACCCACCGTTTGATCAGGGGATTTTGTAAAGCTATTATGTAATTATCTAAAATATCTGACAAAACGTTAGCTAAAACGACCACGATAAAAAGGGCAAATGGTAACTGAGAGTCAAGCAAAAAAATAGCTGTCACTAAGTAGATCAACGCTTGCACAAAACTTAACTGGATCCCCTTTTTTAGATGTTTTTCTTCACGATCACTCAAGTAAGCTGTAAACGGATCGATAATATCTGGCAGATAGCCTAGTAAACTGACTAACGAAATCGCTAAGGCAGGATCTTTTTGTTGTGACGCTAACGTCAAAAGCGCTAAGTTATAAAGTGAACTACCAATGATCGAGGCCGACTTACCCTCTAAAAGAGAGCCTAGATGAGGCTTTTTTCTCATTAAAACTGCAAATTGACTTTGCTGAAGTTTTTTACTTTCATCTCAATTCCCCCTCAAAACTTTTTGAAGAGCATAACATTTTTTAAGACTTCAAAACCAAAATTGTCTTTTTTGACAAAAAGTTTTTAAGTTTGAACTAAAAAATAAGCACTTGAGAATTCCCAAGTGCCTATTTTTTATTAAAAATCTGCTTCCCGATAACCGGCTTTTTCTAAATTCTTACGTCCCCGTTGTAAAATGTAGATCGCTAAAATAACTAAGACGATCCCCACAACTTCGACCCAATTCATGCCTAGACCTAAAAAGATCACGCTTAAAACTGCCGTCGTAGCTGGTTGTAAAGCATCCATGATACTGATAACATCTGATGGGGCAAAGCGAGAACTGTATAATAATAATCCAAATGGAATGATCGTGCCAAGTAAGATGACCGTTGAAATCGTTAGCACAAGTCCCCCTGTGATCGTTGGCGGAGCGACCCAAACTGGGTGATAACAGTTGAATAAGACTCCAGCAATGAAAGTCCCCCAACCTAAGATCACAACAGGGGGATAATCTTTAGCAATCGGTTTAGGCAAGACCACATAAAGTGCGGCTGTGATCCCAGAAACGATCCCCCACAAAAGTGAATCGACTGGGATCGACATTTGCGTAAAGTCACCTTTAGTGATCGCAAGTATGACCCCTAATAAAGCGACGATAAAGGCGATCATGTCTGTCGTCAAAGGTCGTTGACGTTTGATAAAGATCCCACCTAATACGATAAATAACGG
This window of the Ligilactobacillus faecis genome carries:
- a CDS encoding MFS transporter; translated protein: MRKKPHLGSLLEGKSASIIGSSLYNLALLTLASQQKDPALAISLVSLLGYLPDIIDPFTAYLSDREEKHLKKGIQLSFVQALIYLVTAIFLLDSQLPFALFIVVVLANVLSDILDNYIIALQNPLIKRWVASDELRLFSSASTIIRQICSILGKLLGVFWLMLYPQKFATLSVLNAMTFLLCACFLKRIKVDGTLKSTERAEKISLKDFGTKMQRAYHQIKTTKLLNNLIMMALVNFILASFSLLRKVALDADQNLHFGSYSQTLFTLELCFFIGLLTGAFLRPKWLEALSYAELLVIMIGIITVSVIDCLFYGPLWVVLLAQIAFASVMGYLVPKFSAEMIEMVPEEELARVASLTNFVLLFAPPLGSLQATLLLYFFSLKLAWIVELVLLISGMLLLGYFVLQKRKEDLV
- a CDS encoding SP_1767 family glycosyltransferase, whose translation is MKQKSFVLVSDYGHINQIETTAKSIIYHHSKTKIYIVNEDIPQEWFNNINKHLRQVDSQIINTRIDQSIVTYEHTLRSKTDETFYERILIPGSFDDEQVLYLESDVIVDQDLSELFELELADHPIAAVPDLLYDDRFDPGVLLLNMPVLKKYPDIITKILKIGIDKELTEKARALLNEAFNSTYLKLPLKYNLAIGYDFLCYYYPSYDHGYWDKTDIKGSIIHYTGFSKPWDQLSTSRYRSKWWQYHDLSWSEVCQHAHIPSTLGYQENGRSFTMTDSENVKDLERLVRALPNWTFNIAAYTNMGENLTKLICYPNVHLYPAIIGTIRDQLIDEADCYLDINYGTKNEAILEKFQKTGKPIISFDEVNSIFKDAVNYQSFSDTDVSGMINYLKKLQAETTVHSDQLAIDLPKQLSERSNADFSSLFRPAKYDLRVMDSEDTLMYIRKHQCSVSRFGDGEIALLNGVDQVFQQADPALNKRLNEIVQAGSSPELLVCLSDVFHGLDMLVDPARDWWQGHLITFADYYRELGKKENIYGNTMVTRPYIDFKDRTAADRVFKQLKELWTDRDLLIVEGHYTRSGVGNDLFSNARSLQRIICPSKNAWTKYQEIEDAIKLYGKERLVLVMLGMTASVIAADLAGFTQVIDLGHLDPEYEWYKMGAKTRVPIEGKHTAEMNYDIDISEVHDQKYQAEIIKKIGI
- a CDS encoding DMT family transporter; this encodes MKATSNNVMKGIFWSAVASAVWGISGTTVQFISQNQNLPADWYLSIRTLGAGVILLLISFILYGKQTFGVFSSWRTFGYLLAYAIFGLMANLLSFYISIQKGNASATTILQYLSPLFIVLGGIFIKRQRPLTTDMIAFIVALLGVILAITKGDFTQMSIPVDSLLWGIVSGITAALYVVLPKPIAKDYPPVVILGWGTFIAGVLFNCYHPVWVAPPTITGGLVLTISTVILLGTIIPFGLLLYSSRFAPSDVISIMDALQPATTAVLSVIFLGLGMNWVEVVGIVLVILAIYILQRGRKNLEKAGYREADF